From Bos javanicus breed banteng chromosome 5, ARS-OSU_banteng_1.0, whole genome shotgun sequence, the proteins below share one genomic window:
- the YEATS4 gene encoding YEATS domain-containing protein 4, with protein MFKRMAEFGPDSGGRVKGVTIVKPIVYGNVARYFGKKREEDGHTHQWTVYVKPYRNEDMSAYVKKIQFKLHESYGNPLRVVTKPPYEITETGWGEFEIIIKIFFIDPNERPVTLYHLLKLFQSDTNAMLGKKTVVSEFYDEMIFQDPTAMMQQLLTTSRQLTLGAYKHETEFAELEVKTREKLEAAKKKTSFEIAELKERLKASRETINCLKNEIRKLEEDDQTKEI; from the exons ATGTTCAAGAGAATGGCCGAATTTGGGCCTGACTCCGGCGGGAGAGTGAAG ggTGTTACTATCGTTAAACCAATAGTTTATGGTAATGTTGCTCgatattttggaaagaaaagagaagaagatgGGCACACCCATCAGTGGACAGTATATGTAAAACCATATAGAAATgag GATATGTCAGCATATGTGAAGAAAATCCAATTTAAATTACACGAAAGCTATGGCAATCCTTTAAGAG ttgTTACTAAGCCTCCATATGAGATTACTGAAACAGGATGGGGTGAATTTGAAATaatcatcaaaatatttttcattgatcCTAATGAAAGACCT GTAACACTGTATCATTTATTAAAGCTGTTTCAGTCAGACACCAATGCaatgctggggaaaaaaacagtGGTTTCAGAGTTTTATGATGAAATG ATATTTCAAGACCCAACAGCAATGATGCAACAATTATTGACAACATCTCGTCAGCTTACCTTAGGAGCCTATAAGCATGAAACAGAAT ttgcagaacTTGAAGTGAAAACCAGAGAAAAATTagaagctgcaaaaaaaaaaacaagctttgAAATTGCAGAGCTTAAAGAGAGATTAAAAGCAAGTCGTGAAAccataaattgtttaaaaaatgaaatcaggaaATTGGAAGAAGATGATCagacaaaagaaatataa